The following are from one region of the Rhizobium sullae genome:
- a CDS encoding HlyU family transcriptional regulator — MTSIFSSIFSMFSGGKAAEPGASPKGEPQLYGECAIYAEPRKEGGQYRLAGRIEKTVGGEVLVRNFIRADMFSSSDDAIECTVRKAQQIIDQHGPSLFADGEKERQV; from the coding sequence ATGACTTCGATCTTTTCCAGCATTTTCTCGATGTTTTCCGGCGGCAAAGCCGCCGAGCCCGGTGCAAGCCCGAAGGGCGAGCCGCAGCTTTACGGCGAGTGCGCCATCTATGCCGAGCCGCGCAAGGAAGGCGGACAGTACCGCCTGGCCGGCCGCATCGAAAAGACGGTCGGCGGCGAGGTCCTGGTGCGCAATTTCATCCGCGCCGACATGTTCTCCTCGTCGGACGATGCAATCGAATGCACTGTGCGCAAGGCGCAGCAGATCATCGATCAGCATGGGCCATCGCTCTTCGCCGACGGCGAAAAGGAGCGGCAGGTCTAA
- the gpt gene encoding xanthine phosphoribosyltransferase, whose amino-acid sequence MSLPDKAFPVSWDQFHRDARALAWRIAGLNKEFTGIVCITRGGLVPAAIICRELNIRLIETVCVASYHDYVNQGDMVVLKGIAPELQENGGEGILVIDDLTDTGKTAVQVRAMLPRAHFACVYAKPLGVPTVDTFVTEVSQDTWIYFPWDMGFTYQEPIAKAPR is encoded by the coding sequence ATGTCCCTTCCCGATAAAGCCTTTCCCGTTTCCTGGGACCAGTTCCATCGCGACGCCCGCGCGCTTGCCTGGCGCATCGCCGGCCTCAACAAGGAATTCACGGGCATCGTCTGCATCACCCGCGGCGGGCTGGTTCCGGCAGCGATCATCTGCCGCGAGCTCAACATCCGTCTGATCGAAACGGTCTGCGTCGCCTCCTATCATGATTATGTGAACCAGGGGGATATGGTGGTGCTGAAGGGCATTGCGCCGGAACTTCAGGAAAACGGCGGCGAAGGCATCCTCGTCATCGACGACCTCACCGATACCGGCAAGACGGCGGTGCAGGTACGCGCCATGCTACCCAGGGCGCATTTTGCCTGCGTCTACGCAAAGCCGCTTGGCGTGCCGACGGTCGACACCTTCGTCACGGAGGTCAGCCAGGACACCTGGATCTACTTCCCCTGGGACATGGGCTTCACGTACCAGGAGCCGATCGCCAAGGCGCCGCGCTGA
- a CDS encoding universal stress protein, producing MPYKTILAILDTADNSRAVSDFAFALAAENDAHVIGLHAESISAVPLVAPMEIPDPIAVQALQEMAHSETVEVERIFRQKGEAAAASFEWRSFATSAGYGSAPLIESARSADLLIAAQTDPSKPSDSQVDVDSFLFESGRPVLMIPYILRQPKPIKRVLIAWNGSKEAARATFDAMPILKAADEVEVFSVDPVDSAMQTAGLAGAEIAATLSRHGVKATLAVAEGTHKSASNVIENRLSDSSIDLLVMGAYTHSRLWQMIFGGTTRSLLQSMTALTLLSR from the coding sequence ATGCCTTACAAAACCATACTCGCCATTCTCGATACGGCCGATAACAGCCGTGCGGTCTCCGATTTTGCCTTTGCGCTTGCCGCCGAAAACGATGCCCATGTCATCGGGCTCCACGCCGAAAGCATCTCGGCCGTCCCGCTGGTCGCTCCGATGGAAATTCCCGATCCCATCGCCGTTCAGGCGCTGCAGGAGATGGCGCATTCTGAGACCGTGGAAGTGGAGCGCATCTTCCGCCAGAAAGGCGAAGCAGCGGCCGCATCGTTCGAATGGCGCAGCTTCGCAACCTCGGCGGGCTACGGCTCGGCGCCGCTGATCGAAAGCGCCCGCAGCGCGGACCTCTTGATCGCCGCTCAGACCGATCCTTCCAAGCCATCCGACAGCCAGGTCGATGTCGACAGTTTTCTTTTCGAAAGCGGCCGGCCGGTTCTGATGATCCCCTATATCCTGCGGCAGCCGAAACCGATCAAACGCGTGTTGATTGCCTGGAACGGCTCGAAGGAAGCCGCACGCGCGACATTCGATGCTATGCCGATTCTGAAGGCTGCCGACGAAGTCGAAGTCTTTTCCGTCGATCCGGTGGATTCGGCTATGCAGACGGCAGGTCTGGCGGGAGCGGAGATCGCCGCCACGCTTTCCCGCCACGGCGTGAAGGCGACGCTTGCGGTTGCAGAAGGCACCCATAAAAGCGCCTCGAACGTCATCGAAAACCGCCTCTCCGACAGCAGTATCGATCTTCTGGTCATGGGCGCCTACACCCATTCGCGCCTCTGGCAGATGATCTTTGGCGGCACGACGAGGTCGCTCTTGCAGTCGATGACGGCCCTCACCTTGCTCTCCCGTTGA
- a CDS encoding PilZ domain-containing protein produces the protein MRNLNIITRKAERKYCRIFGKVRYLNNEVDVRILDLSITGVALEIRTPLHAASGSRVQIVAEDLGTLYGIIRWSHNGRLGIEFDPNSNSRAQVASYFRFFHKEVRPVLKR, from the coding sequence ATGCGCAATCTGAATATCATTACCCGCAAGGCCGAACGCAAGTATTGCCGCATTTTCGGCAAGGTCCGCTATCTCAATAACGAAGTAGACGTCCGCATCCTCGATCTCTCGATAACGGGCGTTGCGCTGGAAATTCGAACGCCGCTGCATGCGGCATCAGGCAGCCGCGTTCAGATCGTCGCCGAAGACCTTGGAACGCTCTATGGTATAATCCGGTGGAGCCATAACGGACGCCTTGGCATCGAGTTCGATCCGAACTCGAACTCCAGGGCACAGGTTGCCTCCTATTTCCGATTCTTCCACAAGGAAGTCCGGCCGGTGTTGAAGCGATAA
- a CDS encoding GGDEF domain-containing protein translates to MAIVNLGLVVVEAVGYFALMVSLLHFRHRLGLGVFMTALGVMHFLETYLAAVFYVSLPFGVASPGSSVFFAGKLMMILMLYLQEDASTVRQPIYGLFLGNLLTVAIAWILQLHETVEISPGNAADFSFLKEMGWLMVWGTALLYVDSLGIILLYERLGHWLKRKVIFRFMLCGFALLTFDQIGFFGALHYFLDVPLAAFWDGWRAKMFAVCIYTALFAFYRLYIHRNGVPAAARSLSDLFGDLTFRERYNDLLERTGRDMLTGVYDRSRMELEAPVMMREALRQGQFMTVVIIDADHFKDVNDNFGHLQGDEVLKGIASRLAAILRSADRVFRFGGEEFVAICPGTDHEEGLLVAERLRWAIATSVRTPDGRPVTVSIGVATADADGVSFTTVLSTADHRLYQAKKNGRNCVFGRTGPVNVS, encoded by the coding sequence ATGGCAATTGTCAATCTCGGTCTCGTTGTGGTGGAAGCTGTCGGCTACTTCGCGCTGATGGTGAGCCTGCTGCATTTCCGCCACCGGCTGGGCCTTGGCGTCTTCATGACTGCGCTTGGCGTCATGCATTTCCTGGAAACCTATCTCGCTGCCGTATTCTACGTGTCGCTGCCCTTCGGCGTCGCCTCGCCCGGCTCGTCGGTCTTCTTCGCCGGCAAGCTGATGATGATCCTGATGCTCTACCTTCAAGAGGATGCGTCGACGGTTCGGCAGCCGATCTACGGCCTGTTCCTCGGCAATCTGCTGACCGTTGCGATCGCGTGGATTCTGCAACTGCACGAGACCGTCGAGATTTCGCCCGGCAACGCCGCCGATTTCAGCTTCCTGAAGGAGATGGGCTGGCTGATGGTCTGGGGCACGGCGCTGCTCTATGTCGATTCGCTCGGCATCATCCTGCTTTACGAGCGCCTCGGCCATTGGTTGAAACGCAAGGTGATCTTCCGTTTCATGCTGTGCGGATTCGCACTTCTGACCTTCGACCAGATCGGCTTCTTCGGCGCCTTGCACTATTTTCTCGACGTGCCGCTGGCGGCCTTCTGGGACGGCTGGAGGGCGAAGATGTTCGCGGTCTGCATCTATACCGCGCTCTTTGCCTTCTACCGGCTCTATATTCACCGGAACGGCGTTCCGGCCGCCGCGCGCTCGCTCAGCGACCTGTTCGGCGACCTGACGTTCCGCGAGCGATACAACGATCTTCTCGAACGGACAGGCAGGGACATGCTGACCGGCGTCTACGACCGCTCGCGCATGGAACTCGAAGCGCCGGTCATGATGCGGGAAGCCCTGCGGCAGGGACAGTTCATGACCGTCGTCATTATCGATGCCGACCACTTCAAGGACGTCAACGACAATTTTGGCCATCTGCAGGGCGACGAAGTGCTGAAGGGGATCGCTTCCCGGCTTGCGGCCATCCTGCGCTCCGCAGACCGGGTGTTCCGCTTCGGCGGCGAAGAATTCGTCGCTATCTGCCCGGGCACGGACCACGAGGAAGGCTTGCTGGTCGCAGAACGCCTCAGATGGGCGATCGCGACAAGCGTCAGGACGCCGGACGGAAGACCTGTCACCGTCAGCATCGGCGTTGCGACCGCCGACGCGGACGGCGTCAGCTTCACCACCGTTCTCTCGACCGCCGATCACCGGCTCTATCAGGCGAAGAAGAACGGCAGGAACTGCGTCTTCGGGCGGACGGGCCCGGTCAACGTCAGTTAA
- the wrbA gene encoding NAD(P)H:quinone oxidoreductase type IV produces MAKVLVLYYSAYGHIEAMAYAVAEGAKSAGAEVTVKRVPELVPEEVAKSSHFKLDQKAPIATVNELADYDAIIVGAGTRFGTVASQMRNFWDQTGSHWMSGKLVGKVGSAFTSSATQHGGQESTILGFIPTFLHQGMIVVGLPYSFQGQTGVDEIKGGSPYGASTITGGDGSRQPSAIELEAAKYQGAHVAKIAAKLG; encoded by the coding sequence ATGGCAAAGGTTCTCGTTCTCTACTATTCGGCCTATGGCCATATCGAAGCTATGGCATATGCAGTCGCCGAAGGCGCCAAGTCCGCGGGCGCCGAAGTCACCGTAAAGCGCGTTCCGGAACTGGTTCCGGAAGAAGTCGCAAAGTCCTCCCACTTCAAACTCGACCAGAAAGCTCCGATCGCAACCGTCAACGAACTTGCCGACTACGACGCGATCATCGTCGGCGCGGGCACGCGGTTCGGCACCGTCGCATCGCAGATGCGCAATTTTTGGGACCAGACCGGCAGCCATTGGATGAGCGGCAAGCTGGTCGGCAAGGTCGGCTCGGCGTTCACCTCCTCCGCAACACAGCACGGCGGCCAGGAATCGACAATCCTCGGCTTCATCCCGACCTTCCTGCATCAGGGCATGATCGTTGTCGGTCTTCCCTATTCCTTCCAGGGCCAGACGGGCGTCGATGAGATCAAGGGCGGCTCGCCCTACGGTGCTTCCACGATCACCGGCGGCGACGGCTCGCGCCAGCCTTCGGCAATCGAATTGGAAGCGGCAAAATATCAGGGCGCCCACGTTGCGAAGATTGCGGCGAAGCTCGGCTGA
- a CDS encoding bifunctional 2',3'-cyclic-nucleotide 2'-phosphodiesterase/3'-nucleotidase yields MSSILNLHPITRRSLLGGLAATSALVLLHPFAARAAANQAHLRLMETTDIHVNVFPYDYYADKPNDTMGLARTATIIDNIRAEAANALLIDNGDLLQGNPMGDYMAYQHGMKDGDVHPVIKAMNTLGYTVGTLGNHEFNYGLDFMFKVLGGANFPFICANLTKGQLASDPKKDDLFFKPYVIVEKQIKDGAGNESPVKIGFIGFVPPQIMLWDTKNLEGKAQTRDIVEAATAWVPAMKEEGADIVIALSHSGIDGAAPSEKMENASLHLAAVDGIDAIFTGHQHLVFPGPKSWDGIANADPVKGTLHGKPAVMGGFWGSHLGLIDLLLEKDGKSWKIVDFTAEARPIYHRDDKKKVVADVADKKDVIEAAKAEHEATLAYVRTPVGKTSAPLYSYFALVADDPSVQIVSQAQTWYIKQMLADTEFKDLPVLSAAAPFKAGGRGGADYYTDVPTGDVAIKNVADLYLYPNTVQAVVITGEQVKNWLEMSAGMFNEVKPGTKDSELLNGDFPSYNFDVIDGVTYQIDLSQPRKFDNDGKAINPDSNRIQDLKFGGKPIDPKQKFVVVTNNYRAGGGGKFPEIAADKVVFQAPDTNRDVIVRFIHDQGTINPSADSNWTFKPLTDTSAVFQSGPKAKQFLADMKSVKIEDAGEGAEGFAKFRLIL; encoded by the coding sequence ATGTCTTCCATCCTTAATTTGCACCCGATTACCCGCCGGTCGCTGCTCGGCGGACTTGCCGCGACTTCGGCGCTCGTTCTGCTTCACCCGTTCGCGGCGCGGGCGGCCGCCAACCAGGCGCATCTGCGCCTCATGGAAACCACCGATATCCACGTCAACGTCTTCCCCTACGACTATTATGCCGACAAGCCGAACGATACGATGGGTCTGGCCCGTACCGCGACGATCATCGACAACATCCGCGCCGAAGCGGCAAACGCACTGCTGATCGACAACGGCGACCTGCTGCAGGGCAATCCGATGGGCGATTACATGGCCTATCAGCACGGCATGAAGGACGGCGACGTGCATCCGGTCATCAAGGCGATGAACACGCTTGGCTACACCGTCGGCACGCTCGGAAACCACGAGTTCAACTACGGCCTCGATTTCATGTTCAAGGTGCTCGGCGGCGCGAATTTCCCGTTCATCTGCGCCAACCTGACGAAGGGCCAGCTTGCCTCCGATCCGAAGAAGGACGATCTCTTCTTCAAGCCCTATGTGATCGTCGAAAAGCAGATCAAGGACGGCGCAGGCAACGAGAGCCCGGTCAAGATCGGCTTCATCGGATTCGTGCCGCCGCAGATCATGCTCTGGGACACCAAGAACCTCGAAGGCAAGGCGCAGACTCGCGATATCGTCGAGGCGGCCACGGCCTGGGTTCCGGCGATGAAGGAGGAAGGCGCGGATATCGTCATCGCGCTTTCCCACTCCGGCATCGATGGCGCGGCACCCTCCGAGAAGATGGAAAACGCTTCGCTGCATCTTGCCGCTGTCGACGGCATCGACGCGATCTTCACCGGCCACCAGCATCTCGTCTTCCCCGGTCCGAAGAGCTGGGACGGGATTGCCAATGCCGATCCGGTGAAAGGCACGCTGCACGGCAAGCCGGCTGTCATGGGCGGCTTCTGGGGCTCGCATCTCGGCCTCATCGACCTGCTTCTCGAAAAGGACGGCAAGAGCTGGAAGATCGTCGATTTCACCGCCGAGGCGCGGCCGATCTATCACCGCGACGACAAGAAGAAGGTGGTTGCCGATGTCGCCGACAAGAAGGACGTGATCGAGGCCGCAAAGGCCGAGCATGAGGCGACGCTTGCCTATGTCCGCACCCCGGTCGGCAAGACTTCGGCACCGCTCTATTCCTACTTCGCGCTCGTTGCCGACGACCCGTCGGTGCAGATCGTCAGCCAGGCGCAGACCTGGTACATCAAGCAGATGCTGGCCGATACCGAATTCAAGGATCTGCCCGTGCTTTCGGCCGCCGCGCCCTTCAAGGCGGGCGGCCGCGGCGGCGCGGATTATTATACCGATGTTCCGACGGGTGATGTCGCGATCAAGAACGTCGCCGACCTCTACCTCTACCCGAACACCGTGCAGGCCGTGGTCATTACCGGCGAGCAGGTGAAGAACTGGCTGGAAATGTCGGCGGGCATGTTCAACGAAGTGAAGCCGGGCACGAAGGATTCGGAACTGCTCAACGGCGATTTCCCCTCCTACAATTTCGACGTGATCGACGGTGTGACCTACCAGATCGACCTGTCCCAGCCGCGCAAGTTCGACAATGACGGCAAGGCGATCAATCCCGATTCGAACCGCATTCAAGATTTGAAGTTCGGGGGAAAGCCGATCGACCCAAAGCAGAAGTTCGTCGTGGTCACCAACAACTACCGCGCTGGCGGCGGCGGCAAGTTCCCGGAGATCGCCGCAGACAAGGTCGTCTTCCAAGCGCCGGACACCAACCGCGACGTGATCGTCCGCTTCATCCACGACCAGGGCACGATCAACCCATCCGCCGACAGCAACTGGACCTTCAAGCCGCTGACAGACACGAGCGCCGTCTTCCAGAGCGGGCCGAAGGCCAAGCAGTTTCTGGCCGATATGAAAAGCGTGAAGATCGAGGACGCAGGCGAAGGCGCCGAAGGCTTTGCCAAGTTCAGATTGATACTTTAG
- a CDS encoding VanZ family protein, which yields MMTSRFMRPLAWLLLAAIIFVTISPIGLRPHTMTSVNADRALAYAVTGFVFALGYPKQWKLVALLLIFGTLAIEFLQYLSPTRHARLHDAVIKAAGAMLGILAGSAVYRRAQTKQRLNAVSTQEPQTAAALD from the coding sequence ATGATGACCTCCCGTTTTATGCGACCGCTCGCCTGGCTGCTGCTTGCCGCTATCATTTTCGTCACCATTTCGCCGATCGGCCTCCGACCGCACACGATGACCAGCGTCAACGCCGACCGCGCGCTCGCTTATGCCGTCACGGGCTTCGTTTTCGCGCTTGGCTATCCGAAACAGTGGAAGCTCGTGGCACTCCTGCTGATCTTCGGCACGCTTGCCATCGAGTTCCTGCAATACCTGTCGCCGACGCGGCACGCCCGCCTTCACGATGCCGTCATCAAGGCGGCCGGCGCCATGCTCGGCATCCTTGCGGGCAGCGCCGTCTACCGGCGCGCACAGACCAAGCAGCGGCTAAATGCCGTCTCTACTCAGGAACCACAAACAGCCGCCGCTCTTGACTGA
- a CDS encoding competence/damage-inducible protein A: protein MNTETVVTAAMLAIGDELLSGRTKDKNIGHLADMLQLSGIDLKEVRIVADDEDAIVDALNALRGKYDYVFTSGGIGPTHDDITADAVAKAFGVPCDYDAAAMTLLGDMYQRREMEFTEARKRMARMPRGAAHIANPVSTAPGFVIGNVYVMAGVPQVFQAMVDNVLPTLRTGQRVLSLAIACPYAEGDIGMLLAAIQKAHPDTSIGSYPRYVGQKFSTEIVVRGRLQQAVDAAGAEVHAMIEDIRKTREIDENRSAEA, encoded by the coding sequence ATGAACACTGAAACCGTCGTCACCGCCGCCATGCTCGCCATCGGCGATGAGCTTCTGTCCGGCCGGACCAAGGACAAGAATATCGGCCATCTGGCGGATATGCTTCAGCTTTCCGGCATCGACCTCAAGGAAGTGCGGATCGTCGCAGACGACGAGGATGCGATCGTCGATGCCCTGAACGCCCTTCGCGGCAAATATGACTACGTCTTCACCTCCGGCGGCATCGGCCCGACGCATGACGACATCACCGCGGACGCTGTCGCGAAGGCTTTCGGCGTGCCCTGCGACTACGACGCAGCCGCCATGACACTGCTTGGTGACATGTACCAGCGCCGCGAGATGGAATTCACCGAAGCGCGAAAGCGCATGGCGCGCATGCCGCGCGGGGCGGCACACATCGCCAATCCTGTGTCGACTGCGCCCGGCTTCGTCATCGGCAATGTCTACGTGATGGCGGGTGTGCCGCAGGTATTCCAGGCCATGGTCGACAATGTGCTGCCGACGCTCCGCACGGGCCAGCGCGTGCTGTCGCTCGCGATCGCCTGCCCTTACGCCGAAGGCGATATCGGCATGCTGCTCGCCGCGATCCAGAAAGCGCATCCCGATACAAGCATCGGCTCCTATCCGCGCTATGTCGGCCAGAAATTCTCGACGGAGATCGTCGTGCGCGGCCGGTTGCAGCAAGCCGTCGACGCAGCGGGCGCTGAGGTTCACGCCATGATCGAGGATATCCGCAAGACGAGGGAGATTGACGAAAACCGGTCCGCTGAAGCCTAG
- a CDS encoding LysR family transcriptional regulator — protein MLPNPTLDQLQVFLTVAETGSFSAASRALNRAQSVISYTIANLEAQLEMPLFERSGARQSKLTDAGKAMLEDARRLLTDLEVMRARVKSLKDGLEAEVSVAISVMVPSHAVVDVLREFRDRFPSVALSLTVGELGVVMDLVLSGKATIGIGGALLKQHDALVAEQIGHSFMMPVAAHDHPLTKIGKPLTLADVREETQLVVTDASGLTKGRDFNVLSYKTWRVSDIATKHSLILGGLGWGGLPASLIRNDLISGALVHLDLPAFEQGEYPIYAMRRIASPPGPAASWMIDAFRARLAQCPKHADFTAQLAELSPPDLPIAAE, from the coding sequence ATGCTTCCCAACCCGACATTGGACCAGCTGCAGGTGTTCCTCACGGTGGCGGAGACCGGCAGCTTCTCGGCCGCCTCGCGCGCACTCAACCGCGCGCAGTCGGTGATCAGCTACACAATCGCCAACCTCGAGGCGCAGCTCGAGATGCCGCTTTTCGAACGTTCCGGCGCCCGCCAGTCGAAGCTCACCGATGCGGGCAAGGCCATGCTCGAAGACGCACGCCGCCTGCTGACCGATCTGGAGGTAATGCGTGCCCGCGTGAAGAGTCTCAAGGACGGGCTGGAAGCGGAGGTTTCTGTTGCCATCAGCGTCATGGTGCCGTCGCATGCGGTGGTCGATGTGCTACGCGAATTCCGTGACAGGTTCCCGTCTGTCGCGCTCAGTTTGACGGTGGGCGAACTCGGTGTCGTGATGGATCTCGTTTTGAGCGGCAAGGCAACCATAGGTATTGGCGGGGCTCTGCTGAAGCAACACGACGCGCTTGTCGCAGAGCAAATCGGACACTCCTTCATGATGCCCGTTGCCGCGCATGATCATCCGCTGACGAAGATCGGCAAGCCGCTGACGCTGGCGGATGTCCGCGAAGAAACCCAGTTGGTCGTGACGGATGCGTCGGGTTTGACAAAAGGCCGCGATTTCAATGTGCTCTCCTACAAGACATGGCGCGTGAGCGACATTGCCACGAAACACTCCCTCATCCTCGGTGGGCTTGGTTGGGGCGGCTTGCCGGCCTCGCTTATTCGTAACGATCTGATAAGCGGCGCTTTGGTCCATCTCGACCTGCCGGCCTTCGAGCAGGGCGAGTATCCGATATATGCCATGAGACGGATCGCCAGCCCGCCCGGTCCGGCGGCCAGCTGGATGATCGATGCGTTTCGGGCAAGGCTTGCACAATGCCCCAAACACGCCGATTTTACGGCGCAGCTGGCTGAGCTGTCGCCGCCGGATTTGCCGATAGCTGCTGAATAA
- the ilvA gene encoding threonine ammonia-lyase, which translates to MTVTRHDVDRAEEALRTLFPATPLQLNDHLSARYGADIWLKREDLSPVRSYKIRGAFNFLRKAITEGGGERLFVCASAGNHAQGFAYVCRHFGVQGVVFMPVTTPQQKIDKTRIFGAEFITIKLYGDFFDQCYQAARDHAEAAGGVMVPPFDHADIIEGQATVAAEILQQLPEGRVPDMLVLPVGGGGLAAGITGYLKGSVPESAFVFTEPAGAPSLKRSIEAGEVVTLSRVDNFVDGAAVARIGDLNFAALKGFSAGQVMLMPENAICVTISEMLNVEGVVLEPAGALSLTAIAAMDPQAIRGKTIVAVVSGGNFDFERLPDVKERAMRHAGLKKYFILRLPQRPGALRDFLNLLGPDDDIARFEYLKKTARNFGSVLIGIETKAPENFATLISNFEKAGMGFEDITENDILANLII; encoded by the coding sequence ATGACCGTCACACGACATGATGTAGACCGCGCGGAAGAAGCGTTGCGCACCCTCTTTCCGGCAACGCCGCTGCAGCTCAACGACCATCTTTCGGCGCGCTACGGCGCGGATATCTGGCTGAAACGGGAGGATCTGTCGCCCGTCCGCTCCTACAAGATCCGCGGCGCCTTCAATTTCCTCCGCAAGGCGATCACTGAAGGCGGCGGCGAGCGCCTCTTCGTCTGCGCTTCAGCTGGCAACCATGCGCAAGGCTTTGCCTATGTCTGCCGCCATTTCGGTGTCCAGGGCGTGGTCTTCATGCCGGTGACGACGCCGCAGCAGAAGATCGACAAGACGCGCATATTCGGCGCCGAATTCATCACCATCAAGCTTTACGGCGATTTCTTCGATCAGTGCTATCAGGCCGCACGCGATCACGCGGAGGCGGCCGGAGGCGTCATGGTGCCGCCCTTCGACCATGCGGATATTATCGAGGGGCAGGCAACGGTCGCAGCCGAAATCCTGCAGCAGCTACCGGAGGGCAGGGTGCCGGACATGCTGGTCCTGCCGGTCGGCGGCGGCGGGCTTGCTGCGGGCATCACCGGCTATCTCAAGGGTTCCGTTCCGGAATCCGCCTTTGTCTTCACCGAGCCGGCGGGCGCGCCGAGCCTGAAGCGGAGCATCGAGGCTGGTGAAGTCGTCACGCTTTCCAGGGTCGACAATTTTGTCGATGGCGCGGCCGTTGCCCGCATCGGCGACCTGAATTTCGCAGCGCTCAAGGGTTTTTCAGCCGGGCAGGTCATGCTGATGCCGGAGAACGCCATCTGCGTGACGATTTCGGAAATGCTTAATGTCGAGGGCGTCGTGCTGGAGCCGGCGGGGGCTTTGTCCCTGACGGCGATCGCGGCGATGGATCCGCAGGCCATCCGCGGCAAGACGATCGTTGCCGTCGTCTCCGGCGGCAATTTCGACTTCGAGCGGCTGCCCGACGTCAAGGAACGCGCGATGCGCCACGCCGGGCTGAAGAAATACTTCATCCTGCGGCTGCCACAGCGTCCGGGCGCGCTCCGCGATTTCCTCAACCTGCTCGGGCCCGATGACGACATCGCCCGCTTCGAATACCTGAAGAAGACGGCGCGCAACTTCGGCTCGGTGCTGATCGGCATCGAAACCAAGGCGCCGGAGAACTTCGCCACCTTGATTTCGAATTTCGAAAAGGCGGGCATGGGCTTCGAGGACATCACCGAGAACGACATCCTCGCCAACCTCATCATTTGA
- a CDS encoding FMN-dependent NADH-azoreductase gives MSSILLLTSSPRAESLSTTIATDLAGKLQAQKPGSVVVRRDLAANPLPHIDDLFTAAIRKPAEERTAQEAEAVKTSDALVDELLAADTIVIGTGLINFNIYSSLKTWIDNVARAGRTFKYTESGPVGLATGKKVYVVLASGGVYSQGPAAGLNHAVPYLKSVLGFLGITDIETIYVEGLAFGPEAAEKAIGAAKARAEEIALAA, from the coding sequence ATGTCGTCCATCCTGCTCCTGACATCCAGCCCGCGTGCTGAATCGCTTTCGACCACCATTGCCACCGACCTTGCCGGCAAGCTTCAGGCCCAGAAGCCGGGCAGCGTCGTCGTCCGCCGCGATCTTGCCGCCAATCCGCTGCCGCACATCGACGACCTGTTTACCGCCGCGATCCGCAAGCCTGCCGAAGAGCGCACGGCGCAGGAAGCTGAAGCCGTCAAGACCTCCGATGCCCTCGTCGACGAACTGCTCGCCGCCGACACCATCGTCATCGGCACGGGCCTCATCAACTTCAACATCTATTCGTCGCTGAAGACCTGGATCGACAACGTCGCGCGCGCCGGCCGCACCTTCAAGTACACCGAAAGCGGCCCGGTCGGGCTTGCAACCGGCAAGAAGGTCTACGTCGTTCTCGCCTCCGGCGGCGTCTACTCGCAGGGTCCTGCCGCCGGCTTGAATCATGCCGTTCCGTACCTGAAGTCGGTTCTCGGCTTCCTCGGCATCACCGACATCGAAACCATCTATGTCGAAGGCCTCGCCTTCGGTCCGGAAGCTGCGGAAAAGGCAATCGGCGCCGCTAAGGCCCGGGCCGAAGAAATCGCCCTCGCCGCCTAA
- a CDS encoding nuclear transport factor 2 family protein, giving the protein MTSDTELLEHLYDRFNARDMEAVLATMHQDVVWANGLEGGHVYGHDGVREYWARQWATIDSHAEPIGFSIGADGTTNVEVHLTARDHEGNVLFDQMGGHIFQIEEGLIRRFDIR; this is encoded by the coding sequence ATGACCAGCGACACAGAGCTTCTTGAGCACCTTTACGACCGTTTCAACGCCCGCGACATGGAAGCGGTGCTGGCGACCATGCACCAAGATGTCGTGTGGGCCAACGGCCTGGAGGGCGGGCATGTCTATGGACACGATGGCGTTCGCGAGTATTGGGCGCGACAATGGGCGACGATCGATTCTCATGCTGAGCCAATTGGCTTCTCGATCGGGGCAGATGGAACGACCAATGTCGAGGTCCACCTGACCGCGCGCGATCATGAGGGAAACGTGCTGTTCGACCAGATGGGCGGACATATTTTTCAGATAGAGGAAGGCTTGATCAGGCGCTTTGATATCCGCTAG